In Parasteatoda tepidariorum isolate YZ-2023 chromosome 2, CAS_Ptep_4.0, whole genome shotgun sequence, one DNA window encodes the following:
- the LOC107456804 gene encoding adult-specific rigid cuticular protein 15.5-like, which yields MISQCFLLLALCGISLANLGYMVDDKYPVYEHYAPKPYKFGYSIKDKHGEQHREESGTGGQHVVGSYGFTDARGIKRQVNYVADKAGFRAKVQTNEPGTANQNPAAVLIASDAPYVGGEGYLGVPAATAGYGLGYGYGGVGAGYGNLGYGGSYGGYGGLGYGGAYGGYGGAYGGYGGAYGGYGGLGLGILGGLGYARYGY from the exons atgatcTCTCAG TGTTTCCTTCTTCTTGCCTTATGTGGCATATCACTCGCCAACTTGGGTTAc ATGGTCGATGACAAATACCCAGTCTATGAGCACTATGCCCCAAAACCCTACAAATTCGGATACAGCATCAAAGACAAACACGGAGAACAACACAGAGAAGAATCTGGTACTGGAGGACAGCACGTTGTCGGTAGCTATGGATTCACCGATGCCCGAGGAATCAAAAGACAAGTGAACTACGTCGCTGACAAAGCCGGCTTCAGAGCCAAGGTCCAGACCAACGAACCAGGCACCGCCAACCAGAACCCAGCCGCAGTACTCATCGCCTCCGATGCTCCATATGTTGGTGGTGAAGGATACTTGGGTGTACCAGCAGCAACTGCAGGTTATGGTCTAGGATACGGATATGGAGGCGTTGGTGCAGGATATGGAAATCTTGGATATGGTGGATCTTACGGTGGATATGGAGGTCTTGGATATGGAGGAGCTTATGGTGGATATGGAGGAGCTTATGGCGGATATGGAGGAGCTTATGGCGGATATGGAGGACTCGGATTAGGAATCTTGGGTGGTCTTGGATATGCAAGATACGgatattaa